From a single Pseudomonadota bacterium genomic region:
- the panB gene encoding 3-methyl-2-oxobutanoate hydroxymethyltransferase, which yields MGAITLISTSDLIEMKRRGEKIACLTAYDASFARLADAAGVDILLVGDSLGMVVQGHDSTLGVRLNDMIYHAQLVRRGAPRSLVAVDMPFMSYATPYQALGNAGRLLGESGAQVVKLEGGAWLAATVGLLGARGIPVCGHLGLLPQSINKLGGYRVQGRDPEVAKMIKRDAQALESAGVAMLVLECVPSPLAAEISASATIPVIGIGAGPGCDGQVLVVYDMLGISERLPRFAKNFLAVRAGIEEAFRDYARAVKRGEFPGTEHGFE from the coding sequence ATGGGCGCAATCACTTTAATTTCCACGTCGGATCTGATCGAGATGAAGCGGCGCGGCGAGAAAATCGCTTGCCTCACCGCCTACGATGCGAGCTTCGCCAGGCTCGCCGACGCAGCCGGCGTCGATATCCTGCTGGTGGGAGATTCGCTCGGGATGGTGGTGCAAGGCCACGACAGCACGCTCGGCGTGCGCTTGAACGACATGATCTACCATGCGCAACTCGTGCGCCGAGGGGCGCCGCGGTCGCTCGTGGCGGTCGATATGCCGTTCATGAGTTATGCCACACCCTACCAAGCGCTTGGAAACGCGGGCCGCTTGCTTGGGGAGTCGGGTGCGCAGGTGGTTAAGCTGGAAGGCGGCGCCTGGTTAGCGGCCACCGTCGGGTTGCTCGGCGCGAGGGGTATCCCGGTGTGCGGACACCTGGGATTGCTGCCGCAATCGATTAATAAGCTGGGCGGGTACCGCGTTCAGGGCCGTGATCCCGAAGTCGCCAAGATGATTAAGAGAGACGCACAGGCGCTCGAGAGCGCCGGAGTGGCGATGCTGGTGCTCGAGTGCGTGCCCAGCCCGCTTGCCGCCGAGATCAGCGCATCGGCGACGATTCCGGTGATCGGCATCGGCGCCGGTCCCGGCTGCGACGGACAGGTGCTGGTCGTTTACGATATGCTCGGGATCAGCGAGCGGCTGCCCCGATTCGCGAAGAACTTTCTGGCCGTACGCGCCGGTATCGAGGAGGCATTCCGCGATTACGCCCGGGCGGTTAAGCGCGGTGAGTTTCCTGGCACAGAGCACGGTTTCGAGTGA
- the folK gene encoding 2-amino-4-hydroxy-6-hydroxymethyldihydropteridine diphosphokinase: MPRGNGSRAASSVIAYVGLGSNLVDPGAQVTQGILAIARLPETRIVAQSSLYRSAPMGPPDQPDYINAVAAIETAQTAYDLLASLQAVEARHGRVRGVRWGPRTLDIDILLYGAERISGPGLTVPHPGLSERAFVLYPLYEIAPDLEVPGLGPLAGILRHCEGRGIERLSGRAPITL; the protein is encoded by the coding sequence ATGCCACGCGGCAACGGTTCGCGCGCCGCAAGCTCGGTGATCGCTTATGTCGGTCTGGGCAGTAATCTCGTCGATCCCGGTGCGCAGGTAACGCAGGGCATCTTGGCCATCGCGAGGCTACCCGAGACCCGCATAGTCGCTCAATCCTCGTTATACCGCAGCGCGCCCATGGGGCCGCCGGATCAACCCGACTACATCAACGCGGTCGCGGCCATCGAGACGGCCCAGACAGCCTACGATCTATTGGCATCGTTGCAAGCGGTCGAGGCCCGGCACGGCCGCGTGCGCGGCGTTCGTTGGGGACCCAGGACCTTGGACATTGATATTCTTCTTTACGGCGCCGAACGTATCAGCGGGCCCGGCTTGACGGTCCCGCATCCGGGACTGAGCGAGCGGGCTTTCGTGCTGTACCCGCTGTATGAAATTGCCCCGGACCTTGAGGTTCCGGGGCTCGGACCGCTCGCTGGGATCCTGAGGCATTGTGAAGGCAGGGGGATCGAGCGATTGTCCGGCCGCGCGCCAATCACTCTTTAG